Part of the Acidobacteriota bacterium genome is shown below.
GGCGGTGGACTGCTGCCGAAGCCAGTCCTGTCGGTTCTTGATCGCATTCATTCCCTGGACTCTATCCGAGGGGCTCGGCGAGCGCCCACCGTCCCGCTTCCAGTAGCCGATCCCGCCAGGCGAGCCTTTCGAGCCAGGCGTCGGGAATCCCGCGCAGGCCGTAGAGGGCGCCCGCAAGCTGGCCCGTCACCGCTGCCACTGTGTCGGCGTCGTCGGCCAGGTTGGCCGCGAGCAACACTGCGTTGCGGAAGTTCCCGGCACGCGCGACCGACCACAGGGCGGCCTCCAGGGTGTGCACGACGTATCCGCTGGAGCGGATCTCGTTCCTGGGGCGTCCGCGCCAACTGCCGGCCAGGACCCGGGCAACAGCTTCCGCGCCCTCGAACGGTCTCCGGGCGAGGACCTCGGCTCGCGGCGTCCCGGCGATGCCGTCGGCCAGCAGCTCGGCGAACGCCCGGCAGGCGTCCACCGCTTCCGTAGCCCCGTGGGTCGTCCGGGATTGCTCGGCGGCGGTGGCCACCAGGCGCGGCCGGTCCCGCCAGAACCGGAGGGCGACCGGGGAGAGCCGCATCAGCGAGCCGTTGCCCGCGCTCCCGGGATCCGTCGAGCCGGCGAGCGGATCGCCGGTCTGCAGGTACCGGTCGAGTGCCGCGCGCGTGGTGTTGCCGATGTCGAAGCAGTACCCGCGGCACGAGTAGTCGCCGTCCCGCCACCACCTGACGAAGCGGTCCATCAGGTCACGAGGGTCGAGCGCCTCGGAGGTCGCCAGACTCTCGGCCAGCGCCAGCGCCATGGCCGTGTCGTCGGTCCAGGAGCCGGGAGGCAGTTCGAACGGGCCGCAGCCTTCCATGTCCTCAACGCGCGGCTGCGCGTCGCGTCGGCGGAACTCGAGCGTCGTGCCGACCGCGTCGCCCACTGCCAGACCCAGGAAGGCGCCGAGCGCGCGGTCACGGATGCTCTTCGGATCCTTCCGTGGAGCCGCTGACGCCCGCGGTGCACACTGCGCCACGTGCTCTTCCTGTTCGTCGGTTTGGATCGCTCCGGGCCGGACCTCTCGTACCCGGCGGATCGTTTCGTCAGGGCGCTCGCCCAACTCCACCAACAGGCGGGCGGCGATGGTCCCGGCGCGCCCCAGACCGCCACGGCAGTGGACGAGCACGTCGAAGCCGAGGCGCAGCCGGTCCCGGAGCGCCTCGCCCGCGACCGCCCACCCGTCCTCGAAGCCCTGTGCCGGCGGGGAGTGCCCATCCTCGATCGGCAGGTGCCACCACTCCATGTGCCGGTCGCGGACCTTCCCCGGGAGGCCGCGCACCGATAGCCTTTCGAACTCGTGCTCCTCGATCAGGGTGACCACCGCGGTCGCTCCCCACCGCTGGATTGCATCCAGGTCGATTTCGAGGTCGCGCGCCCAGGCCCCGGACATCCCGTGGGGATCGTGCTTGCCGGGGCACAGGGTGATGCCGATCCGGCCGTAGCCGTCGCCCGGCGTCACCGCGGCGATGCGGATTGGGCTGTCTTCGCTGCTTTTCGGTGTTGGCATGCAAGCGACTCCCTTCGAGGAGGATCGCCGGGGGGAACACTCCGGGAACACTCCCGCCATCGGCACCGGATGTTCGCCAGCGTCAGTGTAGTCCACGCAGGCTCTGCGTCGTACGCCGACAGTCGCTGACGAGGCTGTACCAACCGAGACTCGAGTTGCGAGGTCGGTCCGAAATTCGGAGATCCGCCGCTACGCGCGGGCGAGGCGCGGTTCGAACTGGAGACCGCGGGGTAGGATCGGTTCGGTCTGGGTTGGTGAACGGCATCGAAGGTAGCGAAGGGGGGTGCCCGACCATGTCCGTCAATGACGACGACCGCCTGCGTGGCGACAACGAGCGCCGCGTCGAGCGCATGAATGTCTGGATCGATTTGGCGGGCAGCACCCCGGACGACGACGATCACGCGCACATCCGATTCGTGTACTACTGGATCGCCTACGAAGCCGCTTACCAGAATGAGCATTCAAAGATTGAGGATGGGAAGGAGAGAGAGAAACTCCACCACAGGCTGGCGAAGCGCGATAGAGGGAGACTACAGGGGATCCTGCACGCGCAGAAGAAGAGTATCGTCAGCATTCTTGCGTTGCGGCAGGCACACCCTTCATTCTGGAACAGGTGGCGGGAAGATGCCGGTGTGAGGACACGCGAGGAGTGGGAGCGTGTTTTCGGAGAACGAGTTGGAGCGGCGGTAGAAGGTCTGGATGAAGCAATCCGTAGCGGCATCAAGAATCGCATCTCTGGAGCGCTCGACGGCCTGTTCAGAAACCTGAGTGTCGTCCGCCATCAGATCGTGCACGGAGGGAGCGCCGGACGCAGGAGTCGAGGACGAACTCAGGTTACCTTGGGCGCCAAGCTGCTGCAAGCGTTCATTCCCTGCTTTCGCGACAGCATCGAGTCCGACATCGATCAGGATTGGGGCGAGCCGCCCTTCCCGCGCGTAGGGTCGGGACCGGATGAAGAGTGTCCGCCGCCGTGGCTGGAGCGGCGGTCTCAGTGACCGACTAGCCTGGGTTCGAGTTGCTTCGCGGGTAGCCGGAGCACACGGGCTGCATCCCTCGCGAACGCCGTCAGTCGCCGACTCAGGATGCTCACTTCTCGAACGCGTTTTCTTTCCTGAAGCAGCCGAGCCGCCAGCACGATTTCCGCGTGGTACCTCGATTCTCCCCTGACACCGGTGTCGACGAGCGGCGGGCAGGTCATGCGCCATGCACCGCGAAGATGGTGCTCCAGAAGCAGATCGAACCGTTGGCTGACCCGACTGCGAGGATTCCGGTGCAGCACGAACAGGAGTACGGCGGCGCGCTCGGCCATGGCCGCCATTCGTGGCACGACCGTTCTCGCCCGCCGCTCCAGGAAGTCGTCGAAGAAGGGATCGACGAGCAGCAGGTCACCCTCCCTGGCCGCACAGATGATCCTCCCGAGCGCGTCATAGCCGTCATGGCGGTTGCAGCCCGAGTCGGGGGCGGTCCCGGGAAAGACGTCGTCCAGCATCCAGAGGCTGCATGCACGCAGCCGATTCCGCCGCGCCGTGCAGGCGTCGCCGCTGAGCACTCGGACGTGACCCTTTCCGACTGCGTCTGCCGTCCGCCGGACCAGAAGGTCGCTGCCGTAGTAGCGCCCGTCATCGATTCCAGTCTGCGCCGTCCGCAGCGCGCATCCGGGCAGAGCGCGAACGCGTCTCGCGACCTCCGGGACGGGGCGTCCCCACGGTTCGCCGCCGAACGGATCCAGGAAGCGAAGCGTCATGCCCAGCTCGCACTGCCAACGCACAAACTCCGCGAGGACACCGTGCTTGAGCAGGTCGCCCGCATTCCCCATGTCGTACGGCAGTGTCATCGTGCAGGCCCTGCGTCGGAGGGCGCAAGCGGCAGCCCGTACTGTCGCAGGTCTGCACGGTGCATCACTCGTCGGGCGCCGCCGCGTGGGGCGTCGCCACCGTCATCGATTGTCTGCAGCGGATTCAGGTAGGCCAACAGATCGCCGCGGGTAACCGTGGGTTCATCGGCATCCTCCTGGTCACGCCACGTGTGCGGCAGATGGCGTATCGAGAGTCGCGACGCCGCGGATTCACTCCCGCGACCGGCGTGGGCCACGAGCAGCGCGTCGTCACGAACACACCCTACTACCGACGGCGAGTGCGTGTTGATGATTACCTGGCGAAGAGGATTGTCGGCATCGACGGGTTCCTCGACGTCAACGGCCAGTTCGTCCAGCAACTCGATGACGGCCGAAATGCGGAGGGGATGCATTCCGTTCTCGGGTTCCTCCAGGCAGAGCAGCCGTCGGCTCCTCGGATCGGACTCCATGACGGTGAGAGCGAGAAAGCGCAGCGTGCCGTCGGACAACGCGCTCGCAACGTGCTCGGTGTTCTGGAGATCCGTCATCACGATGCTCAGAAGCTGCCGCTTGTCGTCGACGTCCACAGCGATCCCTCGGACGTTCTCGACGAGTTCGGAGAGCCGGTTCGCGACCCGGGCGTAGACGTCCCGCTCTCCACCCGGGTGATCGCGTTGCGCCGCCTGCGCAAGGTCGTACAGCGTCGCCGCCAGGTGGGCTCCACTCGGTCCCATGCTGCGCGGCGCCGTAAAGCCGTCCGGCGCCCGGAGAGCCGAAGGCTCCAGTTGCAGTTGCGTCCATCCGGCCATTTCCTGGCGCGCGAGTACCAATGTTCGGTGCTCGGCGGCATTGTTTACAGAAGACAACATCGTGCGGGGCAGATTCGCAGCAGGAACCCGACGTGGGCGCCCGCCCCCCAGGCCGGCTACGCTGTCGGCATGCAGTGAGACGACCGGTTCTTCGTTTCCTTCATTCTCCGTCGAAATATAGGGGCTGGTACGGCGGCCCTTGACCACCGAGTCCCGCCAGGCCTTCTTGTGCGGGAAGCCGAGCCGGCTCTTCGCTTTGGAACGATTGATATGGACCATTCGTTCGCGGACGATCTCCAGAGCGCCCATCGTCCTGACGGCTGAATCCTGCCGGTATCGAAGCTCCAATTCGTACTGGAGGAACGTCATCGATGCCTTGGCCACCTGGCCGAGCTCGTCTTCGCCCTCCTCCGGTATCAGGAACTCCGCAGCGAGTCTCATCGTGTCGGTTACGTGGTCGCCCGCGCGCCGAAAGAGGCTCCACACGTCACCGCGCCGGGAATCTCCGCCTCGTACCGTCGACGCTGCTTCGACCAGGGGCTTGTCCGCCAGCGCGGCGAGAAAGGAGATCGCGTCGAAT
Proteins encoded:
- a CDS encoding AAA family ATPase translates to MLTRLQVEGFKNLDRIDVRLGPFTCVAGPNGVGKSNLFDAISFLAALADKPLVEAASTVRGGDSRRGDVWSLFRRAGDHVTDTMRLAAEFLIPEEGEDELGQVAKASMTFLQYELELRYRQDSAVRTMGALEIVRERMVHINRSKAKSRLGFPHKKAWRDSVVKGRRTSPYISTENEGNEEPVVSLHADSVAGLGGGRPRRVPAANLPRTMLSSVNNAAEHRTLVLARQEMAGWTQLQLEPSALRAPDGFTAPRSMGPSGAHLAATLYDLAQAAQRDHPGGERDVYARVANRLSELVENVRGIAVDVDDKRQLLSIVMTDLQNTEHVASALSDGTLRFLALTVMESDPRSRRLLCLEEPENGMHPLRISAVIELLDELAVDVEEPVDADNPLRQVIINTHSPSVVGCVRDDALLVAHAGRGSESAASRLSIRHLPHTWRDQEDADEPTVTRGDLLAYLNPLQTIDDGGDAPRGGARRVMHRADLRQYGLPLAPSDAGPAR